The proteins below come from a single Halobacillus salinarum genomic window:
- a CDS encoding carbohydrate ABC transporter permease has product MKKTAKSLSVPYTAKKAPAGGRLKKNYIGWLFILIATIGIGLFYFYPMIQALLLSFQSGMGANLEYVGLDNYIRLFNDPTFIAALTNTFVYLLIQVPVMIVLALFFSVLLNDATLKFRGFFRTAIFLPCVTSLVAYAVLFKYLFGLNGLVNRFLMDLSIISEPLNWLSDPLLAKITIIIAITWRWTGYNMIFYLSALQNVDRSMYEAAKIDGASAVQQFFYITIPMLKPIILFTSIISTIGTLQIFDEIMNITNGGPGNATLSISMYIYNLSFEYSPDFGYAATVSYVIVILIVILSLIQFKVAGDDK; this is encoded by the coding sequence ATGAAAAAAACAGCGAAAAGCTTAAGTGTGCCTTACACAGCAAAAAAAGCACCGGCAGGCGGGCGTTTGAAAAAGAACTACATCGGATGGCTGTTTATATTAATCGCTACAATAGGAATCGGGTTGTTTTACTTTTATCCGATGATCCAAGCCCTGCTTCTTTCTTTCCAATCGGGTATGGGTGCGAACCTGGAATATGTAGGGCTGGATAATTACATCCGGCTGTTTAATGATCCGACCTTCATTGCAGCGTTAACAAATACATTTGTTTATTTGTTGATCCAGGTTCCAGTCATGATTGTTCTGGCTTTATTTTTTTCTGTGTTATTAAATGATGCTACGTTAAAATTCCGAGGGTTTTTCCGCACGGCTATCTTTCTACCGTGTGTGACTTCTCTTGTGGCCTACGCCGTCCTGTTTAAGTATTTGTTTGGTCTTAACGGTTTAGTGAATCGGTTTCTTATGGATTTATCGATTATTTCCGAGCCTTTGAACTGGCTGTCTGACCCTCTTTTAGCAAAAATTACGATCATAATAGCAATTACGTGGAGATGGACAGGCTACAATATGATCTTTTACTTATCGGCTTTACAAAACGTCGATCGCTCGATGTATGAAGCCGCTAAAATAGACGGCGCATCGGCAGTGCAGCAATTCTTTTATATTACAATCCCTATGCTGAAGCCGATTATTTTATTTACTTCGATTATTTCTACCATCGGTACCCTGCAGATTTTTGATGAAATCATGAATATTACCAATGGAGGACCAGGTAACGCTACGCTGTCTATCTCGATGTACATTTACAACCTCTCCTTTGAATACAGCCCTGATTTCGGATACGCGGCAACCGTTTCTTACGTCATTGTGATTCTGATTGTGATCCTATCCCTCATTCAATTTAAAGTGGCAGGTGATGATAAGTGA
- a CDS encoding ABC transporter substrate-binding protein, translated as MSKVFQFKKSWILLISIVALLALAACSSDGSSSGSGGEEPDKITAWAWDPNFNIAALNQAKKAYDGDLNLEIIENAQDDIVQKLNTGLSSGTMKGMPNIVLIEDQRAQSFLQSYPDAFYPIDDYINPDDFAKYKLAPTSLDGKQYGLPFDTGVTGLFFRTDYLKEAGYTKEDLTNITWQKYIEIGKDVKKKTGKDMISLDPNDLGLIRVMIQSAGSWYVEEDGKTVNLVDNEPLKMAFKNYKAMMEADFVKPNSDWSQFIASFNSGDVATVPSGNWIGPSIEAEDSQAGKWEVAPIPKLDMEGAVNASNQGGSSFYVLNIPGKEKAAKFLGETFGGNKDFYQDLVTEVGALGTYKPAADGEAYQSKNDFFNDQQLIADFSKWTEEIPSVNYGMHTYAIEDILAAEMQNYLKGKKLEDALTDAQAQAEAQLK; from the coding sequence ATGAGTAAGGTTTTTCAATTTAAGAAAAGTTGGATTTTATTAATTTCTATAGTCGCACTCCTTGCTTTGGCTGCATGTTCATCAGATGGTTCAAGCAGTGGTTCAGGTGGAGAGGAACCAGATAAGATTACGGCCTGGGCATGGGATCCGAATTTCAACATTGCTGCTTTGAATCAGGCTAAGAAAGCGTATGATGGCGATTTGAATTTGGAAATTATCGAAAATGCTCAGGATGACATTGTCCAGAAATTAAACACAGGACTAAGCTCGGGCACCATGAAGGGGATGCCAAATATCGTACTAATTGAAGATCAGCGGGCGCAAAGCTTTTTGCAATCATATCCAGATGCGTTCTACCCAATTGATGATTACATTAACCCAGATGATTTTGCCAAGTATAAGCTTGCACCTACGAGTCTTGATGGAAAGCAATACGGCTTACCCTTTGATACCGGGGTTACTGGACTATTTTTCCGTACGGATTATTTGAAAGAAGCAGGCTATACGAAAGAAGACTTAACGAATATTACGTGGCAGAAATACATTGAAATTGGAAAAGACGTCAAAAAGAAAACGGGTAAAGACATGATTTCTTTAGATCCAAATGACTTAGGACTTATTCGCGTGATGATTCAAAGCGCGGGTTCATGGTATGTGGAAGAGGACGGGAAAACAGTCAATCTAGTTGATAATGAACCGTTAAAGATGGCATTCAAAAATTATAAAGCGATGATGGAAGCGGATTTTGTGAAACCGAACTCAGATTGGAGCCAGTTTATCGCTTCATTTAACAGTGGCGATGTTGCGACGGTGCCAAGCGGAAACTGGATTGGACCTAGTATTGAAGCAGAGGATTCCCAAGCTGGAAAATGGGAAGTTGCGCCGATCCCTAAACTTGATATGGAAGGTGCGGTCAATGCCTCCAACCAGGGAGGAAGCTCCTTCTACGTATTGAATATTCCAGGAAAAGAAAAAGCGGCTAAATTCCTGGGTGAAACCTTCGGTGGAAACAAAGACTTCTATCAGGATCTTGTCACTGAAGTGGGAGCGCTTGGGACATATAAGCCTGCCGCAGATGGAGAGGCCTATCAATCTAAAAATGACTTTTTTAACGACCAACAGCTGATCGCTGATTTCTCTAAATGGACCGAAGAGATTCCAAGTGTCAACTACGGCATGCATACGTACGCGATTGAAGATATTTTGGCTGCAGAAATGCAGAATTATTTAAAAGGGAAAAAGCTGGAAGATGCCTTAACAGACGCTCAAGCCCAAGCGGAAGCTCAATTGAAATAA
- a CDS encoding sensor histidine kinase, which yields MDRLLVIIRRNSLFLKMFLVMLLSIVAVSVLITFSTIRMSNNLFMNTFSITNTKVLTQIKQQFENFSYSVVYTAMNVENNGTIKRMLTKENLTSLEASNSFYTIEEQMERMYYDHPNEANMMILGKNERLFNMKYMNWPVPADTLIHHRITQETRAHPKEILYQFVPAGEITNGKPMIVATKALMERSTNNIYGYLFIPIRELDLRTFYEGFTSKGNDVLVVNGSGQIISSNDTDLIGKREKELLTLAQDTEENSLKYKNVHVFGKDYMLLTASLPALDMYLVNLVDKEMVLENLVDTKEIVLISAAIVLIAVSIVFIISRRITNSLRRLVRQISNMAKYDFNVPVDESGGYEARKIAHAFNYMLNELQEHVEVLLKTQRNQRKAELEALQHQINPHFLYNTLTSVKFLVKEGKKQEAFDTIDALIPLLQNALGNVDETISVEQEVTNIHNYVLINQMRYGDRIKVNSLISPDCLHYHLPKLVIQPFIENAFFHAFTEKKHGYIQIMIAQRDDKLVCEVIDTGDGMKIDTMRHKGKRQLFSGLGVRNVHERIQLLYGRDYGVEISSELKKGTKVKIILPLLDENSKNNTITKNNPKKRFLDGGNF from the coding sequence ATGGATAGGTTACTGGTTATCATTAGACGAAACAGCTTATTTCTCAAAATGTTTCTCGTGATGCTTCTTAGTATTGTAGCTGTTTCCGTTTTAATTACCTTCAGTACAATTCGTATGTCGAACAATTTATTTATGAATACCTTCAGCATTACAAACACGAAAGTACTGACACAAATCAAACAGCAGTTTGAAAACTTCAGCTATTCCGTTGTTTATACAGCGATGAATGTCGAGAACAATGGCACAATAAAACGAATGCTGACTAAGGAAAATTTAACATCTTTGGAAGCATCGAACTCTTTTTACACAATAGAAGAGCAGATGGAGCGGATGTATTACGACCATCCTAACGAAGCGAACATGATGATATTAGGGAAGAACGAACGGTTGTTTAATATGAAATACATGAACTGGCCGGTGCCCGCTGATACGTTAATTCATCACCGAATTACGCAGGAAACGAGAGCACATCCGAAAGAGATTCTCTATCAGTTTGTTCCGGCAGGCGAAATTACAAATGGCAAACCGATGATTGTAGCGACAAAGGCACTTATGGAGAGGTCTACTAACAATATCTATGGGTATTTATTTATTCCTATAAGGGAACTTGACTTGAGGACTTTTTATGAAGGATTCACGAGTAAAGGAAATGACGTGCTCGTCGTTAATGGCAGCGGGCAGATCATATCAAGCAATGACACGGATCTCATTGGTAAGAGAGAAAAGGAACTGCTTACACTTGCGCAAGACACGGAAGAGAACAGTCTGAAATATAAAAATGTCCACGTATTTGGCAAGGATTATATGTTGTTGACGGCTTCGTTACCTGCCCTGGATATGTATCTCGTGAACTTAGTTGATAAAGAAATGGTTCTTGAAAATTTAGTCGATACGAAAGAAATCGTTCTCATAAGCGCCGCTATAGTTCTGATCGCGGTCAGCATTGTATTTATCATTTCCAGACGGATTACGAATTCCTTAAGAAGACTAGTCAGACAGATTTCAAACATGGCGAAGTATGATTTCAATGTGCCCGTCGATGAAAGCGGAGGGTACGAAGCTCGAAAGATCGCCCATGCTTTTAACTATATGCTGAATGAACTGCAGGAGCACGTAGAAGTACTGCTGAAGACACAGAGAAACCAAAGAAAAGCAGAACTGGAAGCCTTGCAGCATCAGATTAATCCTCATTTTTTATATAACACCTTAACTTCTGTTAAATTTTTAGTGAAGGAAGGCAAGAAGCAAGAAGCATTTGACACCATCGATGCATTAATCCCGCTTTTACAAAATGCTTTAGGCAACGTTGATGAGACCATTTCCGTTGAACAAGAAGTAACCAATATCCATAATTATGTCCTCATTAACCAGATGAGATATGGGGATCGAATTAAAGTGAATTCGCTGATTTCCCCCGACTGTCTCCACTATCATCTGCCGAAGCTGGTCATTCAGCCTTTTATTGAAAATGCGTTTTTCCACGCCTTTACCGAGAAGAAACACGGCTATATTCAGATTATGATCGCCCAGCGGGACGACAAACTGGTCTGTGAAGTGATTGATACAGGGGATGGAATGAAAATTGATACTATGCGCCATAAAGGAAAGCGGCAGCTATTCAGTGGGCTCGGCGTACGGAATGTACATGAAAGGATTCAATTATTATACGGCCGTGACTATGGGGTGGAAATATCCAGTGAACTGAAAAAAGGAACAAAAGTAAAAATTATTCTGCCTTTGTTAGATGAAAATTCTAAAAATAATACCATAACTAAAAATAATCCCAAAAAACGTTTTCTTGATGGAGGGAACTTCTAA
- a CDS encoding response regulator transcription factor, whose translation MSGLYKVLIVDDEMLIRQGIINYIDWEQEGFEIAGEASNGIEALEVMEEIEPDIVITDVVMPGMDGIELVKVLKEKYPSVEIIVLSSFENFDYVRSTFQNGVADYILKPKLNGTELIKTLRRILPQPLPFNEMKQSSSSLEELLKKRMLGSSLTSGEEDELLEGLPYSHFRFAAATVLDDHEAADLEKWNLELRERVNHIEGLFIPVNVSDTTIVLLNFNSDKLSDLQQSLTRLAEDYRRSGANISSLMSGSFTSIQDLKTVYEDQLLKLKDYLFYLDDPVLFYDSLPVLEKQQKSFNLSRFIDSFKQKKFDAAIYSLEEHVNRLIHDYTIDIFEFKSWLENIIFNIIVLLGNMKYDVDELESLKYQYFEEINEAKHAKGAISCFHEFLERVKRIVQVETKKSCPPNMHRLLQYIDEHYAEPLSLTVLAENFHFNSSYLSSYFSTHHNVGFSDYLNQVRIEKAKQILQSTSVAVSQVSDMVGYSEPSYFCKVFKRMEGSSPGRYRKKTPAMN comes from the coding sequence ATGAGTGGTCTTTACAAAGTGTTAATTGTGGATGATGAAATGCTGATCAGGCAGGGCATCATTAATTATATTGATTGGGAGCAGGAAGGTTTTGAGATTGCCGGGGAAGCCTCGAATGGTATTGAAGCTCTGGAAGTCATGGAGGAAATCGAGCCTGATATCGTGATTACAGATGTAGTCATGCCTGGAATGGATGGAATTGAACTCGTAAAAGTGCTGAAAGAGAAGTATCCCAGTGTGGAAATTATCGTATTAAGCAGTTTTGAGAATTTTGATTACGTTCGTTCTACTTTTCAAAATGGTGTCGCAGATTATATTTTAAAGCCAAAGCTTAATGGCACGGAATTAATTAAAACGCTCCGGAGGATTCTGCCTCAACCATTGCCATTCAATGAAATGAAGCAAAGCTCTTCATCCTTAGAAGAACTGTTAAAAAAGAGGATGCTTGGTTCTTCGTTAACGAGCGGTGAAGAAGATGAATTACTCGAAGGGCTCCCTTACAGCCATTTCCGTTTTGCTGCCGCAACCGTTCTTGACGATCATGAAGCGGCTGATTTGGAAAAATGGAATCTCGAGTTAAGAGAGCGTGTGAATCATATTGAAGGCTTATTTATCCCTGTAAATGTAAGCGATACCACGATCGTTCTGCTTAATTTTAATTCAGACAAACTGTCTGATCTTCAACAAAGCTTGACCCGGCTTGCTGAAGACTATAGAAGAAGCGGTGCAAATATTTCCTCGTTAATGAGCGGATCGTTCACGTCCATTCAGGACTTAAAAACGGTATATGAAGACCAGTTGCTGAAACTGAAAGATTACTTATTTTATTTGGATGATCCCGTTCTCTTCTATGATTCTCTTCCGGTGTTGGAGAAACAACAAAAGTCGTTTAATTTAAGCCGGTTTATTGACAGCTTTAAGCAGAAAAAATTCGATGCAGCCATCTATTCCTTGGAAGAACACGTCAACCGTCTCATCCATGACTATACGATCGACATTTTTGAGTTTAAATCATGGCTTGAGAATATTATTTTCAACATTATCGTCTTATTAGGAAATATGAAATATGACGTAGATGAACTCGAGTCCTTAAAGTACCAGTACTTTGAGGAGATCAATGAAGCGAAGCATGCAAAAGGAGCCATCAGCTGTTTCCATGAGTTTCTGGAAAGAGTCAAAAGGATTGTCCAAGTAGAAACCAAAAAGAGCTGTCCGCCTAATATGCACCGGCTGCTTCAATACATTGATGAGCATTATGCAGAACCGCTTTCTTTAACGGTTTTGGCGGAAAATTTTCATTTTAATTCGTCCTATTTGTCCAGTTATTTCAGCACCCATCATAATGTTGGGTTTAGTGATTATTTAAATCAAGTACGCATAGAGAAGGCGAAGCAAATCCTGCAGTCTACTTCTGTGGCTGTCAGCCAGGTCAGTGACATGGTAGGATATTCAGAACCGAGTTATTTCTGTAAAGTATTTAAGCGGATGGAAGGATCGTCTCCTGGTCGTTACCGCAAGAAAACTCCAGCTATGAATTGA
- a CDS encoding ABC transporter ATP-binding protein codes for MVVELENVSLRRGDRWILKNINWHIEQGEHWVLLGLNGSGKTFILNLLNAYTFPTQGEVNVLGLQFGKTYLAERLRKQIGFVSSAIQQRFHEGDNAFQVVLSGAFASIGLYERPTEQMREKAIRLLEELGCMEYANRNYETLSQGEKQRVLIARALMAEPSLLILDEPTNGLDFIAREKLLGAIEDLADQAKAPTMIFVTHHVEEILPVFPKTLLLKEGEVFAKGPTDQMITSQQLSGFFDLPVDVNWENDRPFLSKVKFEKNKLY; via the coding sequence ATGGTCGTTGAATTGGAAAATGTATCACTTCGTCGAGGTGATCGATGGATATTAAAAAATATAAACTGGCACATTGAACAAGGGGAACATTGGGTGCTTCTCGGACTGAATGGTTCTGGAAAAACGTTTATTTTAAACTTGTTAAACGCCTATACGTTTCCAACGCAGGGAGAGGTGAATGTATTAGGTCTTCAATTCGGTAAAACGTACCTGGCGGAGCGTCTCCGAAAGCAAATTGGATTTGTTTCTTCTGCAATCCAGCAAAGGTTTCACGAAGGGGATAATGCGTTTCAAGTGGTCTTAAGCGGTGCATTTGCTTCGATCGGCCTTTATGAAAGACCCACAGAACAAATGAGAGAAAAAGCCATTCGGTTACTTGAAGAACTAGGATGCATGGAATATGCGAATCGGAATTACGAGACCCTTTCTCAAGGGGAAAAACAACGAGTATTAATCGCCCGGGCGTTAATGGCAGAGCCGTCTCTTTTAATTTTGGATGAACCGACAAATGGGCTTGATTTTATCGCACGCGAGAAGCTGTTGGGAGCCATTGAAGACCTTGCTGATCAAGCGAAGGCTCCAACGATGATCTTTGTTACTCATCACGTCGAAGAGATTTTACCCGTCTTTCCTAAGACGCTGTTATTAAAAGAAGGAGAAGTTTTTGCGAAAGGTCCAACAGATCAAATGATTACCAGTCAGCAGCTTTCCGGCTTTTTTGATTTACCGGTGGACGTAAATTGGGAAAACGATCGCCCGTTTTTGTCTAAGGTCAAATTCGAAAAGAATAAGCTGTATTAA
- the abc-f gene encoding ribosomal protection-like ABC-F family protein: MKELVKLSNVSYEMLEVPLLDQFNAAVQQGDVIGVIGKNGAGKSTLLQLLHGDRTPSNGQIQWLRNGLVTVMVEQETQSHSLEDAIPGEMKLLEKWNVPSVEYSQLSGGEKLKARLARGLAKGAELLLLDEPTNHLDESSLNQLKNEFAHYPGTIILVSHDRYFLDEVATKIWAIEERKLIEHKGNYSSYMEVRKQKRLTQQREYEKQQKMKERIEGQMNELTSWSKKAHAQSTKQEGTKEYYRKKAKSMDKQVKSKQKRLEKELAKINAEPVGSEYDVRFSLQTTNKTGKRFLELKDVSKSFQNRLLFKGVNLTIQHGEKAALTGPNGSGKTTLLKIIMQLEKVEGEIWVSPSANIGYLTQEVFDLPLEQTPSQLFYQDSFAERGKVQALMKHLGFTTSHWTEPIGNMSMGERVKCKLMAYIIEEKDVLILDEPTNHLDLPSREQLEDTLSEYKGTMIVVSHDRYFLEKTTQHRLVITEQHIEKQLDGTPSHKEEGEERRLQLETERQEILGKLSFMTPNDAAYAELDERFNELTKQINKLS, from the coding sequence ATGAAGGAACTAGTGAAATTATCCAATGTAAGTTATGAAATGTTGGAAGTGCCCTTACTTGACCAATTCAATGCAGCTGTTCAGCAAGGGGATGTTATTGGAGTCATTGGCAAAAACGGAGCTGGAAAATCAACACTGCTGCAATTATTGCATGGTGATCGGACTCCTTCAAATGGGCAAATTCAATGGCTAAGAAATGGCTTAGTAACTGTCATGGTGGAACAAGAAACCCAATCTCATTCTTTGGAAGATGCGATTCCCGGAGAAATGAAGCTGCTTGAGAAGTGGAACGTACCTTCTGTAGAGTATTCACAGTTAAGCGGCGGAGAGAAACTGAAAGCACGGCTGGCAAGAGGACTTGCTAAAGGAGCAGAACTCTTACTATTGGATGAACCGACCAATCATCTCGATGAATCCAGTTTAAACCAGCTTAAAAATGAATTTGCCCACTATCCAGGCACGATAATTTTAGTGTCCCATGACCGGTATTTTTTGGATGAAGTGGCGACTAAGATCTGGGCAATCGAAGAGAGGAAATTGATTGAACATAAAGGAAACTACTCGAGCTATATGGAGGTGCGAAAACAAAAACGGCTGACTCAGCAGCGTGAATACGAGAAACAGCAGAAAATGAAAGAACGGATTGAAGGACAAATGAACGAGCTGACGTCCTGGTCCAAAAAGGCTCATGCTCAGTCAACAAAACAAGAAGGGACAAAAGAGTATTACCGAAAAAAAGCGAAGAGTATGGATAAGCAAGTGAAGTCCAAACAAAAGCGTTTGGAAAAAGAACTGGCAAAAATCAATGCAGAGCCTGTAGGATCTGAGTATGATGTGCGTTTTTCATTACAAACTACAAACAAAACGGGTAAGCGTTTTTTGGAACTGAAAGATGTATCCAAATCGTTTCAAAACCGTCTTCTCTTTAAAGGCGTCAACTTGACCATTCAGCATGGAGAAAAGGCTGCTCTTACCGGCCCGAATGGCAGCGGAAAAACAACGTTATTAAAAATCATTATGCAGCTGGAGAAAGTGGAAGGGGAGATCTGGGTATCTCCCTCAGCAAATATTGGCTACTTAACACAGGAAGTCTTTGACTTGCCGCTTGAACAAACGCCGTCTCAGCTTTTTTATCAAGACTCTTTTGCGGAAAGGGGGAAAGTGCAAGCCTTAATGAAGCATTTAGGTTTTACGACCTCCCATTGGACTGAACCTATTGGAAATATGAGCATGGGCGAACGCGTCAAGTGCAAATTAATGGCTTATATAATAGAAGAAAAAGATGTACTCATTTTAGACGAACCTACCAATCACCTGGATCTGCCTTCCCGGGAACAGCTGGAAGATACACTGTCGGAGTATAAGGGCACAATGATCGTTGTCTCTCACGATCGATATTTTCTGGAAAAAACAACGCAGCACCGGCTTGTGATTACCGAACAACATATAGAAAAGCAGCTGGATGGAACCCCATCTCATAAAGAAGAAGGAGAAGAGCGACGCTTGCAGCTTGAAACTGAAAGACAGGAGATCTTAGGGAAGCTGAGCTTTATGACGCCGAATGATGCAGCCTATGCAGAACTGGATGAGAGGTTTAATGAGCTGACGAAACAAATAAATAAGCTTTCGTAA
- a CDS encoding DinB family protein — MYQTIESFVSEYEHERTLTLNLLTALTDASLSKEVAPGYRTLGSLAWHLVPSGGILSPTGLRFETTAEQNAPASASEIALAYEKTSQSLIDAVKKQWTDAALQESATIYGQEWTKGFTLAVFLKHEIHHRGQLTILMRQAGLPVSGVYGPTKEEWAAMGMDSPG; from the coding sequence ATGTATCAAACGATTGAAAGCTTTGTCAGTGAATATGAGCATGAACGGACGCTCACCTTGAATCTTTTAACGGCTTTAACCGATGCTTCCCTTTCCAAAGAAGTAGCTCCGGGCTATAGAACGCTCGGTTCGCTTGCCTGGCATCTCGTTCCTTCCGGAGGGATTCTTTCCCCAACCGGGTTGCGTTTTGAAACAACTGCTGAACAAAATGCGCCTGCCTCGGCTTCAGAAATTGCTCTGGCTTACGAGAAAACGTCTCAATCGTTAATAGATGCCGTGAAGAAGCAGTGGACGGATGCCGCTTTGCAGGAATCAGCTACCATTTACGGACAGGAATGGACGAAAGGATTCACACTTGCTGTCTTCTTGAAGCATGAAATTCACCATCGTGGTCAGCTGACGATTCTTATGCGTCAGGCCGGGCTCCCTGTTTCCGGTGTATATGGACCAACGAAAGAAGAATGGGCAGCAATGGGAATGGATTCACCAGGATAA
- a CDS encoding response regulator transcription factor, which translates to MKLIIAEDQGILRGAISQLLALEEDIEIIGEAENGEEALRLIREKPVDIALLDIEMPLVSGLDVAERLNEEGNECRIAIVTTFARSGYLQRAVKAEVKGYLLKDMPVSDLAEDLRKIYKGQRVFSPHLTFSMMEEMNPLTRRESTILIHLKNGDSVKEMSNILYLSPATIRNYISEIIQKLEARNRMDAIAIAENKGWLTKETF; encoded by the coding sequence GTGAAGCTTATCATTGCAGAAGACCAGGGAATCCTTCGAGGGGCCATCAGTCAATTACTGGCGCTGGAAGAAGATATCGAAATTATTGGCGAAGCAGAAAACGGGGAAGAGGCACTTCGATTGATTCGTGAAAAACCGGTGGATATCGCTTTGCTCGATATTGAAATGCCTTTAGTCAGCGGCTTGGACGTCGCTGAAAGATTAAATGAAGAAGGAAATGAGTGCCGGATCGCGATCGTGACTACTTTTGCACGAAGCGGCTATCTGCAGCGGGCAGTAAAAGCAGAAGTAAAAGGATATTTGTTAAAGGATATGCCTGTCTCCGACCTTGCCGAAGACTTAAGAAAAATTTATAAAGGGCAGCGTGTTTTCAGTCCTCACCTCACGTTTTCGATGATGGAAGAAATGAACCCGCTCACCAGACGGGAATCCACCATTCTCATTCACTTGAAAAATGGCGATTCAGTCAAAGAGATGAGTAACATTTTATATCTTTCTCCAGCAACGATCCGCAATTATATATCTGAAATCATCCAGAAGCTTGAAGCAAGAAATCGTATGGATGCCATCGCCATCGCTGAAAATAAAGGCTGGCTGACTAAAGAAACATTTTAA
- a CDS encoding ATP-binding protein — translation MSGIKLPRETVMLLPPLISLIMIPQPTIYNYLLFFIFAAAHIISIMNERHRTFYIIVQLTVIAMQGAFFSPWELIFGFYPAMVMGIYPTYRQITKLTLLMFGFFSSAALFYFSTTSDHVFLGWYSLLLMLFWLPYMEKMRRKSKEMRIKLQCANGEIERLIKNEERQRIARDLHDTLGHTLSLITLKSELVERMIDRNPSQARAESREVQRISRSVLLQVRELISDMQTIEIDEECSRAVQICKSAGITCHLEQHGQLESSPVIRNILSMCVRECVTNVVKHSAAKECTIVINNSPGACTLQVEDDGIGIAKKDYGQFGSGLLGMKERLLLIDGQLEVSGKEAEGTIITITVPKVKKSMVSEGIQ, via the coding sequence ATGTCAGGAATTAAACTGCCGCGAGAAACGGTTATGTTACTCCCCCCTTTGATTTCTTTGATTATGATCCCACAGCCTACGATTTACAACTATTTATTGTTTTTTATCTTCGCAGCCGCCCACATCATCAGCATCATGAATGAAAGACACCGCACATTTTATATCATTGTTCAACTCACTGTCATTGCCATGCAAGGAGCTTTTTTCAGTCCGTGGGAACTCATCTTTGGATTTTATCCTGCGATGGTGATGGGGATATACCCGACGTATCGTCAAATTACGAAGCTTACATTGCTCATGTTTGGATTCTTTTCAAGTGCTGCTTTGTTTTATTTTTCAACCACTTCTGACCATGTATTTCTTGGGTGGTATTCCCTCCTCCTGATGCTTTTCTGGCTTCCGTATATGGAAAAAATGCGGAGGAAATCGAAGGAAATGAGAATAAAGCTTCAGTGTGCGAACGGTGAAATTGAGCGGCTCATTAAGAATGAAGAGCGGCAGCGGATTGCCCGTGATCTCCACGACACACTCGGTCATACCCTTTCATTAATCACTTTGAAGAGTGAGTTAGTAGAGCGAATGATTGATCGAAATCCCAGCCAGGCTAGAGCAGAATCCCGTGAAGTTCAGCGAATATCGAGGTCTGTTTTGCTGCAGGTACGTGAGCTGATCAGCGATATGCAGACGATTGAGATTGATGAGGAGTGCAGTCGTGCCGTGCAGATTTGCAAATCTGCAGGAATCACCTGCCATTTGGAACAGCATGGACAACTGGAGTCCTCTCCAGTGATCCGCAATATTTTGAGTATGTGTGTAAGGGAATGTGTGACAAATGTAGTCAAACATAGTGCTGCGAAGGAATGTACCATTGTGATCAACAACAGCCCCGGAGCATGCACGCTTCAAGTGGAGGACGATGGAATTGGAATAGCGAAAAAGGATTATGGACAATTCGGCAGCGGTTTACTGGGCATGAAAGAAAGACTCCTTCTCATAGATGGACAGCTGGAAGTGTCTGGCAAGGAAGCGGAAGGGACTATCATAACGATTACTGTGCCTAAAGTTAAAAAATCAATGGTATCGGAGGGGATCCAGTGA